In the candidate division WOR-3 bacterium genome, ACCGCACCCCATAATACTCCGGTCCGTCGGCTCGATGAAGTCAAAGCGGTAAAGGATTTAAAGTTAAGATGGAAGAGATAAGGTTTGAAATAACTGAAGAAAGGAGAAATTTTTTAATCAACAAGATTGCCCAAAAGATTGTTGATTTGAGATTATCACCGGTTGCGATTGTTTTTCTGGAGTCTTCAAAGCCCTTAACATTTTTGGGCAATCAATTGATGATATTTATGCAACCATTTTATCGAGCATTTTTTTCATATCAGGAATACGAAGAGATTGCTGCAATGCTTGAAGACCGGAATAACATTGAACGCTTGATCTGTGCTATTGAGCAGCTTGAGGAGGAACGACATGAACGTAAAAGATCCTAAAAGAATTCTCGCAACAGATTGCGGCAGCACCACTACCAAGGCGATCTTAATTGAAAAAAGAGGTGAGGAATACCGTCTTATCGTCCGGGGTGAGGCACCTACGACCGTAGAATCGCCCTTTGAGGATGTCACCAAAGGGGTTTTAAACGCGGTACGCGAAGTGGAAGAACTCGCCAATGTGAAAATCCTTGATGGGGAGCATATCATCAAAGGAGTTAAGGGTTCTGAAGGCGTTGATTTTTATGTCTCCACCTCTTCGGCAGGTGGTGGTCTCCAGATGATGGTAGCGGGTGTGGTTTTGACCATGACCGCAGAAAGTGCAGCCCGGGCAGCACTTGGCGCCGGCGCGATTGTCATGGATGTGATTGCCTCCAATGATGGCCGGTTACCCCATGAAAAGATCGAAAGGATCAGGAACCTGAGACCGGATATGATTCTACTTTCCGGAGGCATTGATGGAGGAACCATTTCCCATGTGGTGGAACTGGCGGAATTGATAAGGGCCGCTGATCCCAAACCCCGGTTTGGTATCGGATACAAATTGCCCGTGATCTATGCAGGTAACAAAGATGCGCGGCAGGCGATACTTGATATTCTGAAAGAGAATACTGCATTGGTGATTGTGGAAAACATCCGGCCGGTGCTGGAACGCGAGAACCTCAATCCTGCCCGCCACAAGATTCACGATTTATTCATGGAGCATGTGATGGCTCATGCCCCGGGCTATAAGAAACTCATGGAGATGACCGACGTTCCTATAATGCCTACACCTGGTGCAGTCGGTTTACTTGTGGAAACAGTAGCACGTAAAGAAAATATCACGGTGATCGGGGTAGACATCGGTGGTGCTACGACCGATGTCTTCTCAGTTTTCCAGGGTGTCTTCAACCGGACGGTGAGTGCCAATTTGGGTATGTCTTATTCCATAAGCAATGTTCTTGCCGAGACCGGGATAGAAAACATAATGCGCTGGCTGCCCTTTGAGATTGAGGAACGAGACCTGCGTAATCGAATCCGGAATAAGATGATAAGACCCACTACCATTCCCCATACCCTTGAGGACTTAAAGATTGAGCAGGCAATCGCCCGAGAGGCACTTAGTCTGGCTTTTGAGCAGCATAAGTCAATGGCTGTGGGATTAAAAGGTATTCAACAGGAAAGGACGATCTCCGACACCTTTGCCCAGACAATGACTGGGGAAACGCTGATCGATCTTATGGCTTTGAATCTTTTGATCGGTTCGGGCGGGATTCTTTCCCATGCCCCACGTCGGAATCAGGCAGCAATGATGATGATCGATGCCTTCCTCCCACAGGGCATAACCAAACTGGCGGTTGATTCCATATTCATGATGCCGCATCTGGGTGTTCTTTCTACAGTCCATGAACAATCTGCGACCGAGGTATTTAATAAAGACTGTCTTGTGCCTTTAGGCTACTGCATCGCACCCGTAGGTGAAGGTAGGGAAGGTGTGAATGTATTAAAAATAAAGATCATTGACGAAAAGGGAACGAGTGAAAAAGTTATGAAATATGGAGAGATAGAGTTGATTCCGGTCCCGGTCGATAAGAAAATAAAGGTTGTACTCCATCCAGAGCGGGGTTTTGATGTGGGCAATGGTAAGGGAAAAGTTTTGGAAGCTGAACTCCAGGGAGGTGTTGTCGGCATCATCATCGATTGCCGGGGTCGACCTTTCATACTTCCCGAAGATAAGAAGAAACGGATTGAGTTATTGAGAAAATGGTTCAGTGCGGTGCGGATGTATCCTGAGTAAAAAGGAGACGAAACTATGCCTGTTCCCAAAAGAAGACATTCACATTCCAGAAAGAATAAAAGGCGTTCTCAATTCAAGATGACGCCAAGGCAATATATTGAATGTCCAAAATGCCACAGTCCAAAATTGCCGCATCGGGTCTGCCCGGTCTGTGGCACCTATAAAGATACTTTAATTGTTGCCCCCAAAGAAGAAAAGTCTTAATTTGAAGCCCGCGCAAAAATGGAAAGTCTTCAAAATCGTTTTCCCCAATTATCTGCTGAAAAATGAAAATCGGTTTTGATCTAATGGGGTCAGATGGTTCCCCCCATGTTGAGATTGAGGCTTTAAAACTCTTAAAAGAAGATATCCGAAGTGAAATCATCGTCGTGGGTAAGGGTGATTATGAAATGGAGGTGCGCAACTTAGGTTTCGAATACTGTATTGCCGAAGAAGTCGTGGGCATGCATGAAATTCCGAGTGTGGCGGTTAGACAGAAACGTAACTCATCGCTCGGGGTGCTTTTTACAATGCTCAAAAGAAATGAGATTGATGCCTTGGTGAGTGCTGGTAATACCGGTGCGATAATGGGCTTCAGTTTCTTTGAACTGGGAACGATTGAAGAGAATACCAAACCAGGATTGGCGATCACTTTCCCCACCCAATCCGGGTATTCGATCGTTATTGATGTCGGTGCAAATATCAAACCCAAACCAGTCGATCTCCTTTACTATGGCGTCATGGGTTCGGTTCTGGCCCGGATTGTGTTAAAAAAAGAGAATCCCAGGGTGGGACTTCTTAATGTAGGCTCTGAAAGCATGAAAGGCGATGAGATAAGGCAGAAGGCATACCAGTTATTAAAAGAAGGGATTGCAAACTTTGTGGGTAATATAGAAGGGAATAACTTGATGAAGGGATTTGTCGATGTAATAGTTACCGATGGTTTTACTGGCAATGTTCTTTTGAAATATTCGGAAGGTATCGTCGATGCCCTCTGGAATATGCTCAGGGAAACGGTAGATGCTGCGATGCGGCGGAGATTCGGTCAATTTCTCGTAAAACCGGCGATGAAGGATTTAAAGGCAAAATTCAGTTATGAAGAATACGGGGGCGGTATACTGGTTGGGGTCAATGGGGTGGTGATCATCTGCCACGGCCATTCTTCACCCCTTGCTTTAAAAAATGCCATTCTCATGGCAAAAGGCTGTGTAGCATCAAATATTATTGAGGAGATAAGAAAGGTGATGAAAAAATGAGAGCTTACATTGCTGGTCTTGGTACATATGTACCCGAAAAAATCTTAACCAATTTTGATCTGGAAAAAATTGTGGAGACTTCGGATGAGTGGATAACTACTCGCACCGGAATAAAAGAGCGGCGGATCGCTGATGCGGATAAAGCTACCAGTGATCTGGCGGTCATTGCTGCCCAAAGGGCATTAGAAGATGCGCAGACCAAACCTGAGGAGATTGATGCGATCATCCTGGGAACAGCCACTCCGGATATGCTTTTCCCTTCCACTGCCTGTATTGTCCAGAGCCGACTTGGGGCACGGCAAATCATGGCATTTGATATATCGGCAGGTTGTAGCGGATTTATCTATGGCTTAGGGATTGCTGAGGCGATGATAAAAAATGGCTACAATAATATTCTCGTGATCGGTGCCGAGACATTGAGTAAGGTGATGGATTTCACCGACCGGGCAACCTGTGTATTATTTGGTGATGGCGCAGGTGCCGCGGTGATAAAGAAGACCAACGATGCAGACTGCGGAATAATTGCCTCCTACTTTGCGGCGGATGGTTCAGACTGGAGACTTCTCCACCAACCCGCGGGAGGTTCAAGAATTCCAGCTTCAGAAGAATCCGTCAAAAACCGCCTGCACTATATTAAGATGGAAGGGAATGAGGTCTTCAAACTTGCAGTCCGGGCAATGATTGAATCGGCAATAAAAACCTTACAGAAGGCGAATCTTTCTTCCAAGGACATCGCCTTATTGATACCCCATCAGGCTAACATTCGGATCATTGAAGCCACGGCTAAGCGACTGGAGATACCGATGGAAAAAGTCTATGTGAATCTTCACCGCTATGGTAACACCTCAGCGGCTTCCATCCCTATTGCCCTTGCAGAAGCCCGGGCCGAAGGTCGGATAAAGAAAGGTGATTATGTCCTGATGGTGGCTTTTGGTGCCGGCTTCACCTGGGGTGGAGTCCTCATCCAGATGTAAAATCAAAATGGCACTTACGGTAGTAAAATTTGGCGGCACCTCGGTAGCGAATGCCGAACTCATAAAGAGGGCCGCCCGCCGGGTTGCACGGTTGAAACAAACGAGTGATGTAGTTGTGGTCGTTTCCGCAATGGGTCATACCACCGATGAATTGATTCAGCTATCAAAACAGATCACGGAAAATCCCCGGGCCAGAGAGATGGATATGCTCCTCACTGCCGGAGAAAGGATTTCAGTAGCATTATTTACGATGGCACTCCACAAATTTAATGTCCAGGCTATTTCATTTACGGGTTCGCAAGTGGGGATTATCACTGACAACCGACACACCGATGCCCGGATCATTGAGATCAAAGGAGAGCGTCTGAAGAATGCTATCAGCCACGGTTTTGTTCCAGTGGTCTGTGGATTTCAGGGAGTGAGTTTTGAAAAGGAGATTACAACCCTGGGTCGGGGAGGTTCGGATACAACAGCAGTGGCACTGGCTGCGGCATTAAATGCGCAGAAATGTATAATTTATACCGATGTAGACGGGGTATTTACTGAGGACCCTAACCGATTTCCAGGAGTGAAGAAGATCAAAAGAATTTCTTACGAAGAGATGCTGGAACTTGCCAGTCGGGGTGCTAAAGTATTACATCCCCGGGCAACCGGAATTGGTGCTCGTTTTGGGGTTCCCATTGAAGTACGTAACAGTTTCACCAATAAACCCGGAACCCTCATCACCCAACTTTCGGGCATGGAGCATCCTAAACCTAAGGCGATCACTCATACCGAAGATCTTTACTTGATAACCCTTGTCCAGGTGCCCAAAAATCCAGCCTATCTCTCCCAGATCACGGCAGAGTTGACTAATGGTGGAGTGCACTTAAAATTTTTCTTCCATGGGATTTCTGAAGCACCTAAATTTGATCTATCATTTATCACCCCCTTGGAAGAGAGGGATCAGGTAAAAAAGATCATCGACCGGTTGGTGAAAAGATTAAGGATAACCGAAATCAAAGAATCACTGGATATCTGTTCATTAAGCCTCATTGGTTTTGGAATCGGGTCAGAACATAAAATCCTCGCGGAAATTTTCCGGGAGCTTGCCCGGGTAAAAATCCACATTGAGGCCGTCACCACCTCGGAATTATCAATCAATATTTTTTTAAAGAAAAGGTATTTGGAAAACGCCATCAATACTCTTTTAGCCAAATTCAAATTGAAAGATTGACAGAAAAATTTATTTCAATAAAATAACCCGTGCGTAATTTTTTATTCATCGGGATCCTGCCCTTGACATTACTGGCTCGGGAGTGGACAGTATTAGTATACATGGCTGCAGATAATGCACTCAGTGCTTTTGCCGATAGTGATATCGTGGAGATGAAAAACATCGGTGCCGATGAAAATTTTGCCATTTTGGTACAGGTTGATAAACCCGATATTGGTGCCTGTCGTTATTATGTTGGCAAAGATACCCTCTACAATCTCGGCGAAATGGGCTTGATTGATATGTGTGATTGGCACACCCTGCAGGATTTTCTGGTATGGGGGGTGATGCTTTTTCCTGCCCGGAGGTATTTCCTCATCCTCTGGGATCACGGCACAGGTTGGACCCTGGCACCGCGAAGAACCTTCGGGAGTGATTGGTCTGCCGGAAGCGAACTGAGCATTGCCCGGGGCGATCTCCGGCGCGCATTAAAAGGATTCTATGAAATCACCGGTAAGCGATTAAATCTGATCGGTTTTGATGCCTGCAATATGCAGCAGAGTGAGATATTAACCGAATTAAAGGATTATGCCCGGTTCTGCATTGCGCCTCAGACGGTCTGGCCGATTGCGGGATTTCCCTATGAGCATATTCTCTACAATTTTAAAATAAATCCTAAAATAGATGAACAGAAATTGGGCATGAGCATCATTGAGATCTGTCGGAACTATTATTCTGATCAACCATCCGCCCTTTCGCTCGTGGACCTCCAGAATCTTAACCGTTTAATAGCAACTTTAAAGACCAATATCGACCTTTTGCTCAAAAATCCTCCAGACCCGGGTTTCAAAAATATCCGCAATCAGGTTCAAACCATTTCCTTATTTAATCCTGAGCCGCATCCAGAAGATGATTTTATCGATCTGGGTGATTTTTTAAGATTATTAAATGAATATCGGGCAACGAAAGAAACAAGCGAGTTGGTAACCGCCTATAATACCACCGTGCTTAAATCTGAAGCCTGGGGAGCCGGTCTTGCCCGGGTAAGTGGCATCACCGCCTGGTTTCCAGATCGCTATCCAGAATTCAAAAATCTTGTTGATTTGTATACATTATTGAGTTACCGCGAATCGCACTGGCCACAATTTCTGAACTGGTTTTATGGAGAAGATGATATAAGACCAACGACTTGCATTTTATCAGCCAGCGGTCCGGGTCGGGATAACGACTTCCGCCTTTTCTGGACTCCATCCTTCGACCTTGCTCCGGTATTCTACAATCTCGTTGAATGCAATGATACAATTTTAATTTTTTATGATAACTGTGAAGACTCTGTGCACTGGTTTTTTAACGGTTTTACGCTCGTGAGCAATTTCGCTTACGAGGGGAATGGTTCATTCTTTTCAGGCAATAGTAGTAATCTCAATAATACCTTGGTCACAAAGAATGTTTTTCGGATTGAGACCTTGGGGCTTCTTGATTTTTATCTCTTTTACAATACCGAAGACCGGGTTGATTCTTTTCTCGTGGAATGGGAGACCAAAAAGGCAGTTTTTTATGGACGATCGGGTAGCTGGCAGAATATCCGGATGGTTCTTCCCCCGGGAAACGGGCCGCTGAGATTTTATTATCGCACCAACGGGAGTATAAATAACGGTGGTGTTTATATTGATCGGATAAGGTTATACAATCTTGCTTCCGGACGGTATGTCAGATATGACCTCACCGATACCGCTTTATATGTCTATAATAAATTAAAAGGCAAGTATTATTATGGAGTTTATCCCCTGGACCTTTACAATAACGAGGGAAATCTTTCTAATTTCGTTTCGCTAAATATCGTCGACTACGCGGTTCCTTATTCCATTCCCAACCCCTTTTTAGATAATTGCGAAATTATTCTTGATTATCCCGATGGCATTCAACCGGAAGTTTATATCTACTCCATTACCGGCAGGCTCGTCAAAAGGTTTGCTGGTTCTGAAATAGTAAACAAAAAAATTTTCTGGGATGGTAAGGACAAAAAAGGAAAACCTGTCAGTGCTGGTCTGTATTTTGTGCTTTTAAAAAGTAACACCATTAATAAAATTGGTAAAATAGCGAGGAGACAATGAAAAATCTGGTGATAATTGCTAATGGAGGGGCAGGTGGTATAAACTATCCCCACCGCCGGGCTCAAGGTTTAAAAAAGGCAGTAAGCATTGGGTATGAGATCTTAAAAAATGGTGGTTCAAGTCTTGATGCCGTAGAACGGGCAATAATGGTTTTGGAAGACACGACGATTTTTAATGCGGGAACGGGCTCAACCCTTGGTCTGACCGGAGAAGTGGAAATGGATGCCTCGATCATGACCTCGCTGGGTAATTTTGGGGCAGTGGCAGCGATAAAGAATGTCCGTTATCCCATTCAGGTGGCGCGTCTGGTGATGGAAAAGACCGACCATCTGCTTTTGTGTGGTGAGGGTGCATTGCGCTTTGCCCGGCTCTGTGGTATAAAATATCACAATCCCAAAACGAAGGAGAAAGAAAGGATGTGGCTGCGGGCAAAAAAAAGATTAAAGAGTGAATATTTTCCGAAAATTTATCAATTGAAGGAACTTTATGAAACCGTTGGGGTTGTGGCGCTCGATAAAAATGGGATGATAACCGTCGGTACCTCCACCGGCGGTATTTCACTCCACCTACCGGGACGGGTCGGTGATACACCGATCATCGGTGCCGGAACCTATGCAAATAAATTCGGCGGGGTTTCGGCGACAGGTCACGGAGAAATGATCATGAAGACATTGCTCGCTTTCCGCACCGTCAATCTGATGGAAAAGTATTCGGCTCCGGTTGCTGGCAAGATGGCGATAAGTTATGCCACACGCCAGAAATGCCGTGCTGGTTTGATCGGTATTGATCGTCACGGAAAAATCCTATGTATCAATAATACTGAAGCAATGTCCTGGTGTTATATTAAAGATGGTATCATGAAATCCTTTTACTAAATGATCTTTAAGTATCTTTTTATGGCATTCTGGGGGCAGACCTCCAGGCAACAATAACACTTGATACATTTTTTATAATCAATTTTGAAATCATATATTGCCCGTGCAGGACAGACATTCGCACAGGAATGGCACTGATTACAGCGATTTACATTTAAAGCCGGTGCCCAGAAATTTTGGATGCGGGCGAAAACCCGACTCCCGATGCCAGCAAGGATATTTTTAATCGGTGCGGAAAGCGGAACTTTAAAACCTTTCAAAGCCGGGAGCTCTTCTTTAATCACAATCTGTTCTGGATTGAGCATCCCTTTTTTTATCCCGAGTCTAAGCACTGGACACACCTCAGGTTTTATCCCAGCGATGAGTGCACAGACATAATCGACCGCCCATCCATCAGTGCCAGCGATGAGTTTATTTAATCGATATTTCCTGCCCCGGGCATCAACGATGTTCAAGGCATCCACGATTATCAAATCAGGTTTTTTAATGTTATATATTTCAATCAAAAGTTCACAAAAATCGTCAAGTGTTGGACATTGATAGTGTAAGTGGGGTTTCAAACCGCCGGGGATGATACCAAATTGATTTTTAATGGCAATGCTGAGAATCGTTAATTCGTGGGTCTTGAATTTCGGTAAGGAGATCAATATCTCGCTCTCAATTATCTCCCGGGAGACATAAACTTCTTTTACATTCCGGTGTTTTATTTTGACTTTTTTTACAAACCTTCCTACATTTTTAAACCGGCCGCGGCTTGCCGCGTAAAAACCGCACTGTTTTGCCGTTTCAATTTCGTTTACCTTTTGGGGAATGGGGTTATCTCCTACCATTACATGGGCAGAATTTTTTATTAGATGATCAACCACTCCCGCGATCAGGGCAGGGTCTGTTATTATACATTCTTCAGGCCGCGCAATGCGCAGCATATTAGGTTTGACAAATACATTCTTGTTCTCCAAAACCAATTCCGGGAAGTAACCGAATATTTTGGCGATGGCTATGTTTAAATCTTCCCCTTCAACAATATAGACGTATTTTTTCATCTCAAAAAGTGGTTTTTGCTTTATTGTATAACTCATAGAATTGGACTAACGATAACTTTTCGGGTCTTTGGGTAAGGAGCTTGCTGTTTAATCCATCCGGCAGGGTCCCGAGATGGTGAATCAGGGCATTCTTCAAGGTTTTCCGTCGGTAGCGAAATAGTCCTTTGACAAAATCAAAAAATTGGACTTCATCATCCAGAACAAATGGTGGATGATGGGGGATTAATGCTAAGACGATTGAATCAACTTTCGGCGGCGGATTAAAAAATCGGGCTTTAATGAGAAATCCTTTGATTACCTGGAAGTAATAATTGATATAGCAGGTGATTGAACTATAACTAGGGGATCCGGGCTGGGCAAGGAGTCTTTCTCCATATTCTTTCTGGAGGGTCAATATTGCCCTTTTCAGACAATTCCGCATCTTGGTAAGTTTTTCCAAAATTTTGGTGGTAATACTGTAGGGAATGTTCCCGACCACCACCAAATTCTGGTAACGATTCAGATTCATCTTCAAAAAATCTTCATTTATCACCTCAACATTGGCAAGCTGCTTGGCACGGAGGCTTGCTGCATATTTTGGATCGATCTCCACTGCATAGACGCACCTTGCCCCCTTGGCAAGTTCCTGGGTAAGCATTCCTTTACCAGCGCCGATTTCTAAGACACTTTCATTTTCCACACCCGCGAATATACTTATTTTTCGTGCTACTAATACACTATTTAAAAAATGTTGTCCTAAACGCCTTGGCATTTATGCTATACTTTTCAAAGAGAATAAATTACCCGCATTTTGGTCAGTAATTCCCTCCAGTCGTTCCGGTGATAACCCCTTTAGGCCTGATGCAAAATTTAGAATTTCACGAATGAATGCCGGCTCATTTCTCCGGCCCCGTTTGCTTGCCGGGGCGAGAAAAGGGGCATCAGTCTCCAAAAGAATGAAATCCAGAGGCAAGCGGAGAAATACTTCACGCATATTTTTAGAAAATGTCAAAACACCGCCAAAACCGAGATAGAAACCCAAATCCATTATCTTCTTTGCCTGCTCATAGGTGCCACTATAGCAATGAAAAACGCCCCGGTGGTAATTTTCTTCTTCCAATATCCGTAGGACATCGGTTATTGAATTTCGAGTATGGATAATCAAGGGAAGATTATATCTTCGGGCAAGATTAATGTGGTAACGAAATAATGATTCCTGGACCTCCGGTGGTGAATAATTGCGGTGATAATCAAGCCCGGTCTCACCGATCGCAACTACCTGTTTGTTGCTCAAGAGAGTTTCTATTGATTCCATCTGGTTTAATGATTCTTCTACGGACTCATTTGGATGGATGCCCACGGCCGGGAGTAGGAAGTCATAAATTTCATTCATTTGTAGTGCGGAGATACTCGTGTTTAGGTCGTAACCGATATTGATTATGTATTTAAGACCTGCTGCCCTGGCCCGTTCAATTGCTTCTTCTAAATCATGGCTAAATTGGGGGTCAACTAAATGGCAGTGGGTATCAATCACTTAACCGAGGCACCGGAACCGATCGGTTTATCGGTCGTCAAAAGCACCAGTCCCTCTTTATTTTGGGCTGCAAGAAGCATTCCTTCGGAAAGCACACCTTTAAGCATGATTGGTTTTAGATTGTTGACAACGATAATCGTCTTGCCGATGAGTTCTTCGGGTTGATAATATTTTCCGATGCCCGCAACAATCTGTTTTTTCTTGTCGCCAATTTCAATCTCGCAGACGATTAGATGGTCGCTTCCTTCAACTCTCTTTGCCGTGATAACCCGGGCAGTGCGCAGTTCTAATTTATTAAAATCTTCAATCGTACATTCCCGGCCCTTTAATTTCGCAATTTGAAGTTCGATCACCTGATTATCAATCTTCTTAAACAGAATCTCCGGTTTCCCAATTGTTGGAGATACTATCGGGGTGGCAATTTTATCCCAGCCCTGTTCCACAAAATTTATCATCTTTTTGAGCTTCTGTGCGGTGAAAGGTAAGAAAGGTTCCATCAACACTGCCAGGGATGTGACAATCTTCATGCAGATATACATCGTGCGTTCGCCAATCAAAGGATTGGTCTTGCGCGTTATCCAGGGGGCTTCTTTATCAAAATAACGATTGCCTTCCTGGGCGATCTTCATCACTTCCTGGAGGGCAGATTTAAATTCAAAATTTTCAATCTTTTCTCCGATTATTTTGGGTGCCTGATGGAGCATCTCCAAAATACGATTTTCATTCTCGGTGAATGCCGAGGCTGATGGGACATTAGAGTTGTAGTATTTTTCAATAAAGGTGAGGGTACGGTTGATATAGTTACCCAGAATATCGGCGAGTTCATTATTATGCCAGGCTTGGAAATCGCGCCATGTAAAATCTGCATCTCGGGTTTCGGGAAGATTGCGAGTCAAGGCATAGCGTAGTGCATCTGCAGGGAATTCTTTTAGATATTCAGGGAGCCAGATCGCATAGCCCCGGGATGTGGAAAGTTTTTCTCCTTCCAGATTTAAAAACTGATTTGCCGGAATTTCTGAAGGGAGGATGTAATCGCCATAAGCCATGAGCATCGCTGGCCAGATCAAGGCATGGAAGACAATATTGTCCTTGCCAATAAAATGGACGAGTTTGGTCTCCGGATTCAACCAGTATTCTTTCCATAAATCAGGTTCTCCTTTATTAATTGCCCACTCCATTGTTGAAGAGATATAACCAATCGGTGCATCAAACCAGACGTATAAAACCTTACCCTGGGCTTCCTCCAGGGGCACCGGCACACCCCAGCTCATATCCCTGGTAATAGGTCTATCTTCTAATCCTTCTTTTAACCAGCCTTGGACAAATGTCAAAACTGTTTCCCGCCAGTGTTTCTTTTCTTCAAT is a window encoding:
- the rsmA gene encoding 16S rRNA (adenine(1518)-N(6)/adenine(1519)-N(6))-dimethyltransferase RsmA; the encoded protein is MPRRLGQHFLNSVLVARKISIFAGVENESVLEIGAGKGMLTQELAKGARCVYAVEIDPKYAASLRAKQLANVEVINEDFLKMNLNRYQNLVVVGNIPYSITTKILEKLTKMRNCLKRAILTLQKEYGERLLAQPGSPSYSSITCYINYYFQVIKGFLIKARFFNPPPKVDSIVLALIPHHPPFVLDDEVQFFDFVKGLFRYRRKTLKNALIHHLGTLPDGLNSKLLTQRPEKLSLVQFYELYNKAKTTF
- a CDS encoding TatD family hydrolase; the protein is MIDTHCHLVDPQFSHDLEEAIERARAAGLKYIINIGYDLNTSISALQMNEIYDFLLPAVGIHPNESVEESLNQMESIETLLSNKQVVAIGETGLDYHRNYSPPEVQESLFRYHINLARRYNLPLIIHTRNSITDVLRILEEENYHRGVFHCYSGTYEQAKKIMDLGFYLGFGGVLTFSKNMREVFLRLPLDFILLETDAPFLAPASKRGRRNEPAFIREILNFASGLKGLSPERLEGITDQNAGNLFSLKSIA
- the metG gene encoding methionine--tRNA ligase — its product is MKILVTSALPYANGDIHLGHLAGAYLPADIYVRYQRLKGRDVIHICGTDEHGVPITVLADQQKKTPKEIVDYYHESIKKSFIDFGISFDNFSRTTIPLHYRLAQDFFLKIYNKGYIYAKENEQFYCPKCKRFLPDRYVVGKCPRCGIDGAKGDQCEACGRWLEPFQLIEPRCLICNEKPVKQKTKHWYFRLSQFQNQLSQWIEEKKHWRETVLTFVQGWLKEGLEDRPITRDMSWGVPVPLEEAQGKVLYVWFDAPIGYISSTMEWAINKGEPDLWKEYWLNPETKLVHFIGKDNIVFHALIWPAMLMAYGDYILPSEIPANQFLNLEGEKLSTSRGYAIWLPEYLKEFPADALRYALTRNLPETRDADFTWRDFQAWHNNELADILGNYINRTLTFIEKYYNSNVPSASAFTENENRILEMLHQAPKIIGEKIENFEFKSALQEVMKIAQEGNRYFDKEAPWITRKTNPLIGERTMYICMKIVTSLAVLMEPFLPFTAQKLKKMINFVEQGWDKIATPIVSPTIGKPEILFKKIDNQVIELQIAKLKGRECTIEDFNKLELRTARVITAKRVEGSDHLIVCEIEIGDKKKQIVAGIGKYYQPEELIGKTIIVVNNLKPIMLKGVLSEGMLLAAQNKEGLVLLTTDKPIGSGASVK